The Phalacrocorax carbo chromosome 28, bPhaCar2.1, whole genome shotgun sequence genome segment GGCACCCAGGACCAcccgcaggcagcagcaccgTGGGAGCCACCAGCACTCGGCCAGACGCCCCGGCAAGGGGCACCGGGGTCTCCCCAGCCTCGATGCCCCCCCACCCGCCGCCAcgtccccgtgccccccgtgCCCACCTTGCCCAGGGCGCTGAGCTCCACGGCGACCTCCCTGAAGAAGAAGTAGACGTAGGGGCCGTAGGGCAGCGCCTGGACGAagtggggctctgggggggacgggggggaccgTCAGCCCCCGCTGCctcctgtccccgtcccccacCCCGTGctcaccccctgccctgcccctcgACCCCTCGATGCCGGCTCGcagcccctgtgtccccccagccccccgccccccatacGGTGGGGTACCCTGCAGCCAGCGGGAGCTGTACTTGAGGGTGCGcagcggggggcggccggggctgaGGCTGCGGTAGATCACGGCGTCACTCGCCTGGAAGTCAGCCACCGTGGCCGAGTACAGGCTGCCGTCTGTGGGGGGGACACCGGCGTCAGCCTGTCCCCACCCCGGGGATCCCCgtccccccccaacccagcACCCACCGACGAAGAGGGCGACGATGCTCTGCTTGGCGTCGAAGGGGCACCGGGCCTGGCCGCTCACCTCCTCGCCCTCCTGCGCCAGGCTGCTCACCTGGGGGTGGGAGCAAGGTGCTgagacccccccaccccctccacgCTCATCACACCCCCTGTACCCCGCCACTGCCCCCGGCCCCAGTGCAGAGCCGCTGAGGACCCCCACGCTCATCACAACCCTGGGCGCTGCCTTGCTGTGCTCCCCAGTGGGGGCTGAGACCCCCCACATTCATcacacccaccaccaccccactccccagcaggagctgagccCCCCCAGCTGGGCCCCCCCACCTGGTAGGTGCGGCAGAGGGGGCTGAAGGCGTTGGTGCCGCAGGCCAGGAGGGCGCCGGCGTCGCGGGGCACCAGCACCCTGATGTAGTTGTGGCACTCGTCCTGtgcgggggcagggggggacacgggggggacacgggtggTCCCACCGTCAccaccttcccctgccctgagcccccTCTCCCTTGTATCCCCCATGCCCTGTacccccacacccccatccCCTGTACCCTCCGTGTACCCCTGTACCCCCATAAACCCATACCTCTGTACCCCCACACCCTGTACCCCCACACCCTGTACCCCCCCACGGACACCTGTACCCCTCCGTGTACCCCTGTACCCCCATAAACCTGTATCTGTACCCCTGTACCAAGCACTCCTGCACCCCCGTACCCTGTACCCCCATACCATGCAATCCCACCCCCCCATATGCTGAACGCCCATATCCTGGACCCCTCCCTGTACCCCCACACCCTGTACCCCTGCACCCCCATACCCCCAGCACCCCGTTCCCCCGCCCCATACCTGCCGCCGGCCCCGCATGGCACAGTTCTCCCTGTCCCGCGTCTCCCAGGTGAGGTGCTGTGGGTGAcacggggtgggtgggggtgggcatGGGGACACCCCCACTCCgggccccctgggccccccgggaCGGCGGCCCCAGCCCCCTTACCCGCCGGGGGTACAGCGTCCGCTCGTCCTGCCCCAGGTCGAAGGCGTAGATGTGGTCCCTGGCAGGGGAGGCGTGAGCGTgcgaggggacacggggacgtgcgaggggacacggggacacatgcgaggggacacggggacacatgcgaggggacacggggacacatgcgaggggacatggggacacatTCGGGCCCACAGGAGGGAACACGGCGGGCACAAGCATGCACAAGCGTGCAGGAGCACACGACGGCGGGCACAAGCGTGCACAGGCAGGGGCAATTGGGCTTGAGCGTGCGGAAGTGGATGCAGGCACATGCAAGCATGCACAAGCATAGACAACCACACACGTGTTTGCACAAGCATGCACAAGCTTGAAGAAGCAAACAAGCCTCCAGAAGCACATGCAAGTGTGAAAGAGCATGCACAAGCTTGCACAGGCACAGACACGCATGCACAAGCGTGCACAAGCTTGCGCAAGCATGGACGAGCATTGACAAACATGTAAAAGTGTGTATAAGCACACGTGAGCTTCCACAAGCAGACAAGCATGTACAAGCATGCACAAGCATGCACAAGCACACACGAGCTTGCAGAAGCACAGATGAGCACACACAAGCATGGACGAGCTTGCACAAGCACAGACAAGCATGCACAAGCACGCACAAGCTTGCACAAGCACAGATGAGtgcacacaagcacacacaagTGCGTGCAAGCACACACGAGCTTGCACAACCAAGGGCAAGCATGCACAAGCACACATGAGTGTGCACAGCACAGACAAGCGCACACAAGCGTGCACAAGCATGGACAAGCGCACACAAGCACGCACGAGCTTGCACCAGCACAGACGAGCGCGCACAAGCACACACAAGCGCACGTGAGCTCGCACAAGCACGGGCGAGCGCGGACCCCTCACCGGGCGGCGACGAAGAGGGTGCCGTTGAGGCGCAGCATGCGCTGGAAGTCGAGGCCGAGGTGGGCCGTGGCGTTGTCCCCGCGGAGGCCGCCGAAGCGGGGGTAGGTGGCGGTGGCTGCGGTGACAGGGAGGGACACGGTGAcaccccggcagccccccaCGTCCCGGCTGCCCCCCCAGCACTCCCCGCTCACCTGCCAGCCCCACGGTGCTGCGCGCCACCAGGTCCCGGGGGAAGGACTGTGCCGCGCgcccggggaggaggaggaggatgacgaAGGGCAGTGGGACCCCCGGCATCGTCGCGGGCGCCTGAGGGGACGTGGGGCTGACGTGGGGTGACCCCCCCTGGACTGcggggggaaactgaggcactggGTAGGGGTTGTGGGGACAGTGGAGATGCGTGCCCCGAGTGCAGGGACGgtgctcccagtgctgcctcccagtgcccccagtgtcctCCTCCCGGTggtcccagtgctcccatcccagcgTCCCTGCCTGTacccccatcccagtgcccccttttcagtgtccccagtgcctcTACCCGGTGTCCCCCATATCCCAGTGTCTCCAGTGCTCTCCTCTTGgtgtccccagtgccctccTCCTGGTGGTCCCAGTGCTGCCGTCCCAGCGTCCCTGTACCCccgtcccagtgtccccagtgtcctcCTCCTGGTGGTACCAGTGCTGCCGTCGCAGCCTCCCTGTACCCccgtcccagtgtccccagtgcctccTCCTGGTGGTCCCAGTGCTGCCGTCCCAGCCTCCCTGTACCCccgtcccagtgtccccagtgccctccTCCCAGTGGTCCCAATGCCCACTTttcagtgtccccagtgcctccACCCGGTGTCCCCCATATCCCAGTGTCTCCCGTGCTCTCctcctggtgtccccagtgtcctcCTCCTGGTGGTCCCAGCGCTgccatcccagtgtccccagtgccctccTCCCAGCGTCCCTGTGCGCTGATCCCAGTGGTCCCAGTGCCCACATTTGAGTGCCCCCAGCGCCCCCGCTCCAACGCGCCGgtccccacctccccagtgcccccaccTCAGcgtccccagtgctcccagcgcCCCTGAACCGCCGCCAGCAGCGCCGGGACACCACAAGCGCGCGCAGCGGGGCACGGCCGTGCGCCCACCCGCACCCACCCGCACCCACCCgcaccagccccccccccccgccgcgcaCCCAGCCCCGCGCAACACCCGCGCagcgcccggccccgcagcaCCCGCCTGCGCCCCGAAACACCCCTCCTACCCCCCGGCAGCGCCCCGCAACAACACCCCACCGAACCCCCGCCCCTACGCCCCGCAACACCCGCCCCCTCCGCGCTCGGTACCGGCTCCGCTCCCCGAACGGCCCCGAGTGGACCCGAACGGCTCCGCCCCGGAACGGGCCGGGaccggccggcggcgggagcggggccgggggcggggacccccgggggaCCCCACCCGCGACACACCCACCCGCGGGGCCACCCTATAGATAGCCGTTAATCCCCCGTTAATGAGCTGATCCTCATtagctgctggggtggggtgaggcaGAGGCAGGTCTTGCACACGCGTGGGAGTGGGCACAGCCCTGCGCCCGCcgtggggggcgtgggggctTCCACGCGCGTCTGCTCCTGGCCCAGTGGGGACTGGGAGCTACTGGGAGCCCTGGAAGTACTGGGCTCCCCCCTCAGGGCTCCAGTTCCCAACTGTCCCCAGCCTCTCCGAGGGTGGGGACGGGGGACCCCGGGGACATCCCGCGGGACTGGGTGGTCCTGGGGGACCGTGGGGAGACCCCCGAGGCTCTGGAGGGGTCCCGAGGTGGGTCCCGAGGGTGCGGGCACAGGGTGACACCTGGTGGCACCACATGGCATGGCACGTAGGTACCGTGCGGGCGGGACACATGTTGTCTCTGAGGGggtgcccgcagccccgggggcaTGACTGCGCCCCCAGGGTGCGATCGTGTCCCTGAGGGGTGACACTGTCTCCGGGGGGAGTGTCCATGTCCCCAAGGAGGTGACCGTGTCCCCAAAGGGTAATGACTGAGTCCCTGGGGGGGTTACCCATGTCCCCAGGGCTGTGACCATGCCCCTGGGGGGACAATCATGTCCCCAGGCGGGTGTCCAAGGCCCCAGGGGGGTACCATagccccagggagggtgtgACAGTGTCCCCAGCGCGGTGACAAACAGGCAGAGCCGGGTGACAGTGATCTGTTTTATTTACAGGCTGTTGGGGTAGGGGGGTgaccatccccatccccatggaGTCCAGGCACTGGCAtggggggctggcagggtgccaccccccaaaaaccccccGCAAGAGcaaagatgtaaaaataaatataaccaGCTGGTAAATCTtgtcccagtgcctcccagtagCTCCCAGTAGCCCTGTGGGAGGGCTGGCTCTGCACCCAGGCGTTCggtgtccctgcagcaggaCGGCCCCTCGAAGGAGACAGGGAGGGGACACTGTGtatccccccccaaaaaaaatccctgtgtcCCTTCCAGTATCCCCTGggtggggctgggtgctgggggtgtcCCGAGGTCCCCGTCACCGCGGGGTGGGAGTCACGGTGGCACATCCCCAATGTCCCTGGTGTCACAGCGTGAAGATCTCGTCCTCGGCGTCACGGAGGGCGGCCGCCCGTGGGGTCCTGGTGAGGGGCCGGGGGCCGAGGCGGGGACCCCGGGGGGCCGGTGGGCCCTTGGCATCGGGGATCCGTGTGCCTTCAGCCTCAGCCGTGCTACAGGGGATGCAGCGGGGTGGCACTGAGGGGTGGCcctgccacccacccaccctgcAGCCAAAATCCCCCATTTTGCCCCAAAAGGGGAGGCGGGACGGGCACGCTCACCCTGTGCCACCGGTGCGGAGACGTGCTGCCGCCGCTGCCTTGGAGCGCCCGATCTCAGCGTCGAGCTGCCGCAGGAAATCGGTGGCCGAGAGGTCGTGGCGGGACGTGGCGGCCGGGGCGTCCCCCGGGGGGACGGGCACGTCCTTGTCCTCATCCTTGTCCTCGGGACAGGGTCCCCCCGGCTGCACCGGCGCGGGGATGAGGAGGGTGGGCTTGAGGAAGATGGTGTCCGAGGTGTAGAGGCGGTTGGCGCGCTTGATCTGCTCCATCTgccagggatgggatggggaccGGGACGGGGACGGAGATGGGGTGGGGACAAGAACGGggagaggatgaggatggggacggggacagggtAAAGGATGGGACAGGGTCGGGGGGACAGGACGGGAGGGACAGcggtggtgggatggggacagccgTCGGGACAGggtgggtgagggaaggggatgggggcagggccaggaggggacaggggTGGCCCCGCGGGACCGTGGCGCTGCCGGGGAACCCCGGGGTCGTgctgcccgccccggccccggggcccccGCCCCACGGCCACCCCGCCCTCCCGGGATGCTCCCCTCGCCCCCGTGGCCGCTCACCGTCACCCCGTAGCGCAGCGCCAGCCCCGGCAGCGTGTCCCCGGGCTCCAGCCGGTGCTCCCGGGCGGacgcccccgctcccccgctccccgccgccatGGCGGGACGGCCCCGCTCAGCCCCGGCCGCCGTCAGAGCTGGTAGGGGTTGCGGGGGGCTCATGCAAACGCAGCCCCGGCCCGGGCGGGGACCAGCCCAGGACCCCTGCGCTCCGGCTGCCGCTCACGGGGGCGggctcggccccgccgccgccacccccggGCCCCGGTGAGGCCGGAGACgccaggcccggcccggccgcccccgcggAGGCCTCTGGGAGTTGTAGTCCGGGACGGGAAGGGAACACAGGCGTCCTCGGGCAGTGATGCCGCCACCCCCACTACCACCCCGCGGTCCTCCCAGTCCCCTCGGCCCCCGCCATCCGCCCCGCTCCCAACCCCCTGTGGGGTCTCTGACCCCGAGCCCGCCGCCAGGGGCGGCCACGCGGAACTACAACTCCCGTCATGCCGCGAGGCTGCGGCCGCCCGGGGGCACGGCGGGCCCGCTGGTCCCGCCCCTCGCGCTCTCTAATTGGTCGCCGATCCCGCGCGCTGCACGCCGGGAAAAAAGGCACCCGGAAGCTGGGCGGCAGTTCCCATAGTAACCACGGGCCGGCGCCGGGACCGCCATGTCCTTCAAGCGGGAAGGGGACGACCCCAGTcagctgggggtgctgcaggtGGGCCCCGGACCCCCCTCAACCCTCCAGCCCATCCCGCCGCTCCCCGGATCTCCTCGGGCCTCCCCGGATCTCCTCGGGCCTCCTCGGGCCTTTCTTCGGACTCCCCAACCCACCCCTCCACTTCCCGGGACCCCAACTCACTCCCCGgctccccagacccccaccGGGCCCCCCTAACCCCGGCCCCGACCACCCCACACACCTTCCGGGTTTGCCCCCTTGCCTTGGCCTGCCCCAACCTCCTCGGTTCCCCCTAGCCCTTCCCCGCTCCCCCCTGCCTGCAAACACTCCTCCTGCCcgtcctcctccctgcctgcaaaTGCCCCTctgccgccccccgccctcAATTCCCCCTCACCCCTTCCCTGTCTTGACCGCCCTTCAGGGTTCCCCTCCCAGCGACCCAAATACCCACCTTGGCGCAGGCCACTCCTCGAAATTGcccccttcctctgcctcctcctgcccccatACCCCCaaccgccccctccccagccttgACACCCCAGTTCCCCCCACACACTCCCTTCACTCCCTCAGAGTGGGATCCCCAGGGTGCCAAGGTTTCCTGGCCTAAGGGGGACAGAGCTGGGGGTGAGGGCTGCTTCCCCGAGGGGTGACCTGGGGGCAGACCCCCCATCTCTGGCAGCAGGCATGGGGGGGACAAGCACTCACCTGGCCCCCTCGGTCTCTCCCAGAAAAGACGTGTTGCAGATCTGTTGGCCAACTACATCCCCGAGGATGAGGCGCTGCTGCTGAGGAGCGGGAGGTGAGCAAGACCCCCAAGGGCAGCCCCCTCTCTGGCCGCTTGCAGGGTCCTGACAGCAGCTTTCCCCCCCTCTTGGCATAGGTACGCCTGCACGGTGTGCGCCCACCGCCCCGTCTTCGACACACTGGACGTGCTGACTGTCCACAGGGCCGGCAAGAAGCACATGGGCAGTAAGtgggggggctggcgggggggggtgggctgCACCAAGCAAGCACATCCCCCATCCCCTTCGCTCTCTCCCAGGCCTGCAGCGCTTCTATGGCAGGAAGCGCTCGCTTCAGGACGCGGTCCAGAAGCGGCGGCACGAGGAGGAGGTGCAGGCGGAGGAGGCAGGTGTACAGGTTGGTGCAGGTGCCCCATCCTCACCCTGCTGGACTCCCTTGCTGGGCCCCCCTAGCTCTGTCCCTtctccccagggctccccagcccctcttcTGGCACGGACGAGGAGGATCGCCCGGAGTGCTCTGCTGAAAGCTGCTCcctacagcagctgctgccggAGGACGGGGTAAGACCTTTGGTTTCACTGCTGGAGGACGGGGGGAAGCTCTGGGCGTCTCAGGAGGCACCGGCAGCACCCCGGCCTCATTGCTGTCGGGCATTTGTGCTATGAGGCCCTGACTCCTTCTCCCGTCGCAGGGCAGAGGGAAGCAGCTTGCGAGCTGGCATGACCCAGATGGGGCCGAGCGCTGCTCTGACGCCTCTGGAGCTGTCACGGAAGGAcggagaagctgtggatgccagCCCTGCAaccctgctgccagggcactgTGGTGGGCGAACGGGTAAGAGACAGCTGGTGGCTCTGGAGCTGCACCAGCACCAGTGGGGCAGGGTGCCTGGGGTCTCAGCCAGACCTTCCCGCTTCTACGGGTCCCACCAGCCCCTCTCTGTCCTCCCAGAGGCACCGAAGGTGGCTCCAGCCCGGACACAGCgaggcagcaaaggaaaaggcTCATCATCGGCCCTCAGCCAGCCTGAAGCCCTCAGCCCCGAGAGACGCCAGGCCCTGGAGCGATACCTGCAGCTGCGGAGGTGAGTCTTGGCCCCATTGGTGTGAGGAACCCCATAACAAGCCACCTGTCACTCCTTCCATCTGTCTGCCCGTCCGTCCCCAGTGCCGGCTGGATCCAGGACCGCTCTGGCAAGTGGGTGAAGGATGAGAACGCCGAATTCGACACAGATGAGGACGAACCACCTGCGCTGTTGCCGGCCTGAGGCCCTGCTGTGCCCCACCAGTCCCCACGGGGATGGTCCCCCTAGGCTGTCCCTGAGCCCTGCCGTTAATagaggcagctggagaggaCAGAGGTGTCTGAGCTGTTGGGGCAGGTCCTGGGGAGGGGTGATATTGGGGGTCCTAGCATTTTGCCACCCTGGGATGCTCAACCTGATTCCTTTTTAGGGTGTCCCCACCCTGGGCAGAGTGCTGCCAACCTTGATGTGGGTTCCAGCCCATCTCCGTGctgtcccctcctgtccctggCCCAAGTCACGCTCATTTTCTCGCATGCTGGCAGCTGCGTGCGGGTCATGGCCTTTCGGGGTGGTGGTGCCGGgttcccccccctcctccctggccCCGGCAGCTGTCCCAGGGCTTCGGAAAGCGCCCGGCGCCACTGCCCtccccctgcctcagtttctctccccttttcctGCCAGGCTTTGGGTGCCTGCGGGTGCTCCCACAtcggggggcacccatggggcTGTTTACAGGGCTGTGCCCTGAGCTGGCATCCACGCCCCTGGGACAGCACCCACCCAAGGGTCTCTCTGGCCCCTGGGGTCAGATCCTGTCCGTGGGGGGGCTCCTTGGCAGCACTGCCTGGGTTGATGTTACCCCTAGGCACTGGGATTTACCCGCTTGCTCAGCTCGTGCCTAAAAATAAGTGGTGGGACCTATAAATAGGCCCTGCGTCTCCCCCGCCCGCCTCACTGGGCTGTGGGTGCCAGCCTCCGTGGGCCCTGGGTGCATGGCTCTGTGCCACAGGGGCACCCGGCTGCCCACCGGGGGGGTTGCCCTGCTCCCCCCGCTCCTCCTCGTGCCGTAACCCAATCCCCCGGGCATAAATACCCCGACCCCGCAGCCCCGCTGCTCGTTGAGGGTATCCTGGCGTTCGGCTCAGCCTCCATGGATTAACAGGGGGCCTCGAGCCCTGCGAGGCAGGGGGTtgcccctgctgcctccccggCAGCGTTACCCTCCCTCAGCCCATCCCTGTGATCCCGATTCCAGCCCCTGCGTGCAAATCCTGCCCCGGGATGCATCTGAGCAGATCCCAAAGCTGCGTCTCTGTCGTCTTTATTTACAGCggccctggggagcaggagccaGAGCTCATTCGTGCTGCAGTGGGGGGCCACtaggttttcttctgcttgcGACCTGGGAGCAGGGGAAAGA includes the following:
- the LYSMD1 gene encoding lysM and putative peptidoglycan-binding domain-containing protein 1 encodes the protein MSPPQPLPALTAAGAERGRPAMAAGSGGAGASAREHRLEPGDTLPGLALRYGVTMEQIKRANRLYTSDTIFLKPTLLIPAPVQPGGPCPEDKDEDKDVPVPPGDAPAATSRHDLSATDFLRQLDAEIGRSKAAAAARLRTGGTGTAEAEGTRIPDAKGPPAPRGPRLGPRPLTRTPRAAALRDAEDEIFTL
- the SCNM1 gene encoding sodium channel modifier 1, giving the protein MSFKREGDDPSQLGVLQKRRVADLLANYIPEDEALLLRSGRYACTVCAHRPVFDTLDVLTVHRAGKKHMGSLQRFYGRKRSLQDAVQKRRHEEEVQAEEAGVQGSPAPLLARTRRIARSALLKAAPYSSCCRRTGAEGSSLRAGMTQMGPSAALTPLELSRKDGEAVDASPATLLPGHCGGRTEAPKVAPARTQRGSKGKGSSSALSQPEALSPERRQALERYLQLRSAGWIQDRSGKWVKDENAEFDTDEDEPPALLPA